In one window of Prevotella sp. E13-17 DNA:
- a CDS encoding SusC/RagA family TonB-linked outer membrane protein, whose protein sequence is MIVVMNLVGMPAFSQTRTVTGHVTAEGEPVIGVTVLVKGTNTGTVTDLDGNYSLQAPSGATLVFSYVGYDTEEVQVNNQRQINVTMKSGILLKDVVVVGYGVQKKINLTGAVSSVSTDDLAGKPVSNVLEAMQGTAAGLIIQQGSSTPGSAPSINIRGLNTMNNNDPLVIIDGIEGSLANLNPNDIEQISILKDASSTAIYGSRASNGVVLVTTKKGKAGHVEVAYDFLMGVQQPTQLADIADSWKYAEMYNEAAVNSRRTTKFTAEDIARFRSEGPNVNWMDELYKESAPQSSHNLSVTGGNAQLSYLASLGYTDQESMFKGPDYGYQRYNARLNVSHRLSKNFTLNLTSQYARNDIKEHAYWTDWIIEQANRMPPIYNIKNEDGTYTYPSGSNSNSLQRLEQGGYRKNANEELLGTLQAEWEIIKGLKLIGSVGGRVWNNHMHENRKAFEGTGDAENKLTENFYRSKNITTNVMSTYNTQIGKHAIGALLGYTYEGFSDHSFNTARITPDSKYDIFVGSQSGNDVSNSGGAGDWSIYSVFGRATYNYDEKYLFEFNMRNDYSSYFAKGNRSGIFPSFSAGWRLSEEKFWDYVKPYIQSMKVRGSWGLVGNNRIGAYQYMQTVSVTNGISFGNKLAQTAYFASANPDIKWETTRMLNLGIEMGILNDKLKLTFDVFNNHTKDILVNLPVPGLFGNGAPIQNAGEVETRGWELSLDYHFVTGPVQHHIAGNLSDSYNEVVNTHGEEIIGGYDVNTIIKEGYPLYSYYAYKSDGFFQNEEECAKGPHLEGITPKPGDIRYVDKDGDGIIKPDDDRFVVGNSFPRYTFGFTYGATYKGFDFSMMWQGVGKRNHWMRGESVEAFHNNNEGPVMNFHLDRWTPTNPNASYPRLTMGAESANNAAKSDFWIQDTKYLRLKNVQLGYTFSDKLLKHTFINHLRIYATVQNPLTFTKMKGGWDPEYNADGSGRAYPVARVYSFGLNVKF, encoded by the coding sequence ATGATTGTAGTCATGAATTTGGTTGGCATGCCAGCATTTTCACAAACAAGAACTGTGACTGGTCATGTTACAGCCGAAGGCGAACCCGTCATCGGTGTCACCGTACTGGTAAAAGGGACCAATACCGGCACTGTCACCGACTTAGACGGCAACTACTCACTGCAAGCCCCATCGGGTGCGACACTCGTATTCTCATACGTGGGCTATGACACAGAGGAAGTACAGGTCAACAACCAGCGTCAGATCAATGTCACCATGAAGTCAGGCATACTTCTTAAGGATGTCGTTGTGGTGGGCTATGGCGTTCAGAAGAAGATCAATCTTACTGGTGCTGTTTCTTCCGTATCTACCGACGACCTCGCTGGCAAGCCCGTATCCAATGTCTTGGAAGCCATGCAGGGTACCGCCGCCGGACTTATCATCCAGCAAGGCTCATCTACACCAGGCAGTGCTCCCTCCATCAACATCCGTGGTCTCAACACCATGAACAACAACGACCCATTGGTTATCATCGATGGCATTGAAGGTTCACTAGCCAACCTCAACCCCAACGACATTGAGCAAATCTCCATTTTGAAGGATGCCTCATCCACCGCCATCTATGGTTCACGCGCATCCAATGGTGTTGTGCTTGTCACCACAAAGAAGGGAAAGGCAGGCCACGTAGAGGTAGCCTACGACTTCCTGATGGGTGTCCAGCAGCCCACCCAACTTGCCGACATTGCCGACTCTTGGAAATATGCCGAGATGTACAACGAGGCAGCCGTCAATTCCAGACGCACCACCAAGTTCACCGCCGAAGACATCGCCAGATTCAGAAGCGAAGGTCCCAATGTCAACTGGATGGACGAACTCTACAAGGAGTCGGCTCCTCAGAGCTCACACAACCTGTCGGTCACTGGTGGCAACGCACAACTTTCCTATCTGGCCTCACTCGGCTATACCGATCAGGAGAGCATGTTCAAAGGTCCCGACTATGGCTATCAGCGCTACAATGCCCGCTTGAATGTCAGCCATAGGTTGAGCAAGAACTTCACCTTGAACCTCACCTCGCAATACGCCCGCAACGATATCAAAGAGCACGCCTACTGGACGGATTGGATCATAGAGCAGGCCAACCGCATGCCACCTATATATAATATAAAGAACGAAGATGGCACCTACACCTACCCTTCAGGCAGTAATTCCAACTCATTACAGCGCTTAGAGCAAGGAGGTTATCGTAAGAATGCCAACGAAGAGCTGTTGGGAACCCTGCAGGCCGAATGGGAAATCATCAAAGGTCTGAAGCTCATTGGCAGTGTTGGCGGACGCGTCTGGAACAACCACATGCACGAGAATCGTAAGGCTTTCGAGGGCACAGGTGATGCTGAGAACAAGCTCACCGAGAACTTCTACCGTTCAAAGAACATCACCACCAACGTGATGAGCACCTACAACACACAGATTGGCAAGCACGCCATTGGCGCCCTGCTGGGCTACACCTACGAAGGTTTCTCCGACCATAGCTTCAACACCGCCCGCATCACCCCCGACAGCAAGTATGACATCTTCGTTGGTAGTCAAAGCGGCAATGATGTCAGCAACAGTGGCGGCGCTGGCGACTGGTCTATCTATTCCGTCTTCGGACGTGCCACCTACAACTACGACGAGAAATATCTCTTCGAGTTCAACATGCGTAACGACTATTCCTCTTATTTTGCCAAGGGCAATCGCTCTGGTATTTTCCCATCATTCTCGGCTGGCTGGCGCCTGTCTGAAGAGAAGTTCTGGGATTATGTTAAGCCCTATATACAGTCCATGAAGGTTCGCGGTTCATGGGGCCTGGTGGGCAACAACCGCATCGGTGCCTACCAGTATATGCAGACCGTTTCGGTCACCAACGGCATCTCGTTCGGCAACAAACTTGCCCAGACTGCCTACTTCGCTTCTGCCAACCCCGACATCAAGTGGGAGACCACCCGCATGCTCAACCTTGGTATCGAGATGGGCATCCTCAACGACAAGCTGAAGCTGACCTTCGACGTCTTCAACAACCATACTAAAGATATCCTTGTCAACCTGCCCGTTCCCGGCCTGTTTGGCAACGGTGCCCCCATCCAGAATGCCGGCGAGGTTGAGACACGTGGCTGGGAACTCTCGTTAGACTATCACTTCGTCACAGGTCCCGTGCAGCACCACATTGCCGGCAACCTCTCTGACAGCTACAACGAGGTTGTCAACACTCATGGTGAGGAGATTATCGGCGGCTACGACGTGAACACGATCATCAAGGAAGGCTATCCCCTCTATTCATATTATGCCTACAAGTCTGACGGCTTCTTCCAGAACGAGGAAGAGTGTGCCAAAGGTCCCCACTTGGAAGGTATCACTCCCAAGCCTGGCGACATCCGCTATGTCGATAAAGACGGCGATGGCATCATCAAGCCCGACGACGACCGCTTCGTAGTAGGCAACAGTTTCCCACGTTACACCTTCGGCTTCACCTATGGCGCCACCTATAAAGGCTTTGATTTCTCTATGATGTGGCAGGGCGTAGGCAAGCGCAACCACTGGATGCGCGGTGAGTCGGTCGAGGCTTTCCACAACAACAACGAGGGTCCAGTGATGAACTTCCATCTGGACCGTTGGACCCCCACCAATCCCAATGCCTCATATCCTCGTCTCACCATGGGTGCTGAGTCGGCCAACAATGCTGCTAAGTCCGACTTCTGGATCCAAGACACCAAGTATCTGCGTCTCAAGAACGTGCAGTTAGGCTACACCTTCTCTGACAAATTACTGAAGCACACCTTCATCAACCACCTCAGAATCTATGCCACCGTTCAGAACCCATTGACCTTCACAAAGATGAAGGGCGGTTGGGATCCCGAATACAACGCCGACGGCAGTGGTCGTGCTTATCCTGTTGCACGTGTTTACTCATTTGGTCTTAATGTTAAATTCTAA